GCCATCAACGCGGCGATCGAGGCGGCGGCACGCGCGGGCGGCGGCACCGTCGTCCTGCCACGCGGTCGCTATCTATGCTTTTCGATCCGGTTGCAAAGTCGGATCACGATGCTGCTGTCCGATGGCGCGGTGATCGAGGCGGCCGATCCGGCGCGCCATGGCGGGCGATACGACCTGCCCGAAGCCGGTATCGATCAGCTCTATCAGGATTTCGGCCATAGCCATTGGCGCAACAGCCTGATCTGGGGCGACGATGTGGAGCAGGTGGCGATCGTCGGCCCCGGGCTGATCCACGGGATTGGCCTGACCCGCGATGGCCCCGGTGCGCGCTGGAAACGCCAAGCGGGCGAACGGCCCTTGTCGATGCAGGGTATGAGCGTGGCGGACATCGGCCATCTCGAGCCGGACGCCGCCGCGATGCAGGGCCTGGGCAACAAGGCGATCGCCTTCAAGAATGGCCGCGACATTCACCTGTCGGGCTTCACCATCCTGAAGGGCGGGCATTTCGCGATCCTGGCGACGGGCACGCGCGACTTGCGGATCGACGGGCTGACGATCGATACCGAGCGCGATGGCATCGACCTGGATTGCGTGCGCGACGTGGTGGTGGAACGCTGCCGGGTCAATTCGCCCAATGACGACGCCATCGTGGTCAAGAGCAGCCATGCGCTGGGCCGGGCGATCGCTGCGGAGAATATCCTGATCCGCGACTGCGACGTGTCGGGGTACGACATGGGGTCGCTGGTCGATGGCACGAGGCGCACTACTCAGGCGATCGCGCCCGATCGCGACCGGGTGACGGGCCGCATCAAGCTGGGCACCGAGAGCAATGGCGGATATCGCAACGTGCGGATCGAGGATTGCCGCCTCACCCGCTGCCGGGGCCTGGCGCTGGAGACGGTGGATGGGGGCGTGATGGAGCATGTCGTCGCGCAGCGATTGACGATGCGCGACGTTACGACTGCGCCGATCTTCCTGCGGTTGGGCGACCGGCGGCGCGGGCCGGAGGGGACCGGTGTCGGCGCGATCCAGGGCGTGGAAATCAGCGAGGTGGATGCGCGCGGCATCGACCATCGCTTCCCCGCTGCCATCGCCGGATTGAAGGCACATCCCATCCATGACGTGACGCTGCGCGACATCCATCTCGCCTATCGTGGCGGCGGCACGGCGGCCGATGCGGTGCGCGTCCCGGCCGAACTGCCCGACGCCTATCCCGAACCCAGCATGTTCGGCGTGCTGCCTGGATGGGCGCTATGGGCGCGGCATGTGGAACAGCTGACGATCGATCGCTTCACGGCGGAGACGATGACGCCCGACCAGCGCCCGCCCTTCGTCCTGGACGATGTGTCGGCTATTTCCGTGACGAACACGCTGCTGTGGCGTTGACGACAATATGGGACAGTGCTACCAATTATCGGCATAACGTTCCACAATATGGTTCATCAGGGAGAGCCTATGTCGATCCACGCCTTCAAGATGCAGCTGAAGCCCGGCGTGGTGGACGAATATCGCAAGCGGCATGACGAAATCTGGCCGGAACTGTCCAACTTGCTGTCGCAGTCGGGCATTTACGACTATTCGATCTTCCTGGACGAAGAGACGCTGAGCCTGTTCGCGGTGCTGAAACTGCGGGACGATAATAGGCGCGACGCATTGCCCGACCATCCGATCATGCAACGCTGGTGGGACCATATGGCCCCGTTGATGGAGGTTGGCCCAAGCAACCAGCCCAAGGAATGGCCGCTCCCCCTGCTGTTCCATCTGGATTGAGCGTCATGCGTTCGCTGATCGCCGTCCTGCTGCTCGGCTCCGCTCTCGCCACGCCGGTCGTGGCGCAGGTCGCCAAGCCCACCGCCAACTTGTCCGCGCCGGTCAAGACGTTCGGCCGCGTGTCCTATGATGCGCGGTCGCTGATGGTCGATGGCAAGCGACTGGTCGTGTGGGGTGGCGAGTTCCACCCGTTCCGCCTGCCCTCCCCCGACCTGTGGCGCGACATCCTCCAGAAGATGAAAGCGAGCGGCTTCAACACGGTCGCGCTCTATTTCGACTGGGGTTATCATAGCCCCAAGCAGGGCGTGTACGACTTCTCAGGCATCCGCGACATCGACCGATTGCTCACCATGGCGGAGGAGGAAGGCCTCTACGTCATCACTCGCGCCGGTCCTTATGTGAATGCGGAACTGTCGCGGGGCGGCTTTCCCGGCTGGCTGGTCAACCAGCGCGCCCGCGCCCGGACCGACGATCCCGATTATCTCAAGGCCGCCGACGAATGGCTGAGCCGGATCAATTCGATCATCGCGAAGCATCAGATCAACGCCGATCCCAAACGCAAATATGGCGTCATCCTGCACCAGATCGAAAATGAGCTGGCGCTGACCACAGCTGCGCAGCGGCGCTATATGGACCATCTTTATGCCAAGGCGCGGGCCGACGGCATCACCCTGCCCCTGTTCCATAACGATCAGGGCCGCAACGGATACTGGACGCCCGAATCGTCCAAGGTCGACAAGGTCGTGCCCGGCCCCAATGACATGTATGCGTTCGACGGCTATCCCGGCGGCACCTGCACCGTGGAGGGCAAGCCGACCCGCGACGTCGCCGCGCCGGACTGGGGTTTCTATGGTCCCGGCGGGGCGAAGGGGGGCGCATCCGCATCGCCCGATACGCCGGGCTTCCTGGCGGAGTTCGGCGGCGGCTGGTTCGACTATTGGGGGTCGAACGGCGGTTATGAGTGTAACGCGATCCAGCGCGGCAAGCGGTTCCAGCGCGTCTTTTACGGCACGAACCTGGCGAACGGGATCGGCATTCAAAGCTTCTACATGACCTATGGCGGCACCAGCTGGGGCTGGCTGCCAGCGCCGGTCGTGTTCACCAGCTATGATTATGGGTCGGCCATTTCCGAGCCACGCGCCCTGCGCGAGAAGGCGCAGGAGATGAAGCAGCTGGGCGGGCTGATCGCGTCCGTGCCGGATTTGGC
This window of the Sphingobium sp. CR2-8 genome carries:
- a CDS encoding rhamnogalacturonidase, producing MRVTRRDVALGGAALLLPTFPAHAARRIDVRDHGARGDGRTIDSPAINAAIEAAARAGGGTVVLPRGRYLCFSIRLQSRITMLLSDGAVIEAADPARHGGRYDLPEAGIDQLYQDFGHSHWRNSLIWGDDVEQVAIVGPGLIHGIGLTRDGPGARWKRQAGERPLSMQGMSVADIGHLEPDAAAMQGLGNKAIAFKNGRDIHLSGFTILKGGHFAILATGTRDLRIDGLTIDTERDGIDLDCVRDVVVERCRVNSPNDDAIVVKSSHALGRAIAAENILIRDCDVSGYDMGSLVDGTRRTTQAIAPDRDRVTGRIKLGTESNGGYRNVRIEDCRLTRCRGLALETVDGGVMEHVVAQRLTMRDVTTAPIFLRLGDRRRGPEGTGVGAIQGVEISEVDARGIDHRFPAAIAGLKAHPIHDVTLRDIHLAYRGGGTAADAVRVPAELPDAYPEPSMFGVLPGWALWARHVEQLTIDRFTAETMTPDQRPPFVLDDVSAISVTNTLLWR
- a CDS encoding L-rhamnose mutarotase; the encoded protein is MSIHAFKMQLKPGVVDEYRKRHDEIWPELSNLLSQSGIYDYSIFLDEETLSLFAVLKLRDDNRRDALPDHPIMQRWWDHMAPLMEVGPSNQPKEWPLPLLFHLD